A window from Bacillota bacterium encodes these proteins:
- a CDS encoding LamG domain-containing protein, protein MRKLVLFLATLCLLISVSGCLLFAAEESDKPYFELDFDDEPLGPLTPIENVRLIRADTQPQVVESPDRPGKSIMITAPASQNWGDAFYYKLPTPVKDKLTIEAWVYAETDVHRSAILFASSPLGPVYGDGVSLYLYNNGEIRYFDTAFRETTATYKAGQWIHLLVEVNVAEQYYDIYVDDLTTPVARAPFRESACEEIQSVGFAMYTHTHQPGPVYIDSLIIR, encoded by the coding sequence ATGAGAAAGCTGGTTCTTTTCCTTGCCACCCTCTGTCTATTGATTTCGGTAAGCGGTTGTCTGCTCTTTGCGGCAGAGGAAAGCGACAAACCATACTTTGAATTGGACTTTGACGACGAACCCCTGGGTCCCTTGACCCCCATCGAGAACGTGCGTCTGATCCGGGCCGATACCCAGCCCCAAGTGGTGGAATCCCCCGATCGGCCGGGCAAGAGTATCATGATCACCGCCCCGGCCAGCCAAAACTGGGGCGACGCCTTCTACTACAAGCTTCCGACACCGGTGAAGGATAAACTCACCATAGAGGCTTGGGTCTACGCGGAGACAGACGTCCATCGCAGTGCGATTTTGTTCGCCTCCAGTCCCTTGGGACCGGTCTACGGCGATGGGGTAAGCCTTTACCTGTACAACAACGGTGAGATCCGCTACTTCGACACCGCGTTCCGGGAAACCACCGCCACCTACAAAGCAGGACAGTGGATACATCTTTTGGTCGAAGTGAATGTAGCGGAACAATACTACGACATTTACGTCGATGATCTCACCACACCGGTGGCTCGGGCGCCCTTCCGGGAGTCCGCCTGTGAGGAGATCCAGTCGGTGGGTTTTGCCATGTACACCCACACCCACCAGCCCGGACCCGTCTATATCGATTCCTTGATTATCCGCTAA
- a CDS encoding diaminopimelate dehydrogenase has translation MRVAVIGLGNVGRFAVEAVQAAEDMELAGIVRRQSSAPKQNIDTLVVTDIRDLGPVDVALLCTPSRTVPPLTKEILGLGINTVDCYDIHGELVNLRRELATVAKENNAVAVLAAGWDPGTDSVIRALLEAMAPKGITYTNFGPGMSMGHTTAVKALPGVKDALSMTIPIGTGLHRRIVYVVLEEGAQFSAVERTIKEDPYFVHDETHVRQVPDVQQLMDVGHGVTIERKGVSGATHNQLFQWDMRINNPALTAQIMVAAARAAVRQQPGAYTLIEIPLVDLLPGDRETWVKRLV, from the coding sequence ATGAGAGTTGCCGTTATTGGATTGGGAAATGTGGGCAGGTTTGCGGTGGAAGCTGTGCAGGCCGCAGAAGACATGGAACTGGCCGGGATCGTCCGTCGCCAAAGCTCTGCCCCCAAGCAGAACATAGATACTTTGGTAGTCACCGATATCCGGGATCTGGGACCGGTGGATGTCGCCCTATTGTGCACACCGTCCCGCACCGTGCCCCCGCTGACTAAGGAGATCCTCGGGTTGGGGATCAACACCGTAGACTGCTATGACATCCACGGGGAACTGGTGAACTTGCGCAGGGAACTGGCTACGGTGGCCAAGGAGAATAACGCCGTCGCAGTCCTTGCGGCCGGTTGGGATCCGGGCACCGATTCGGTGATCCGGGCTCTGCTAGAAGCCATGGCCCCCAAGGGGATTACCTATACCAACTTTGGCCCCGGGATGAGTATGGGCCACACCACCGCGGTGAAGGCCTTGCCCGGTGTGAAGGATGCCCTGTCCATGACCATCCCCATCGGTACGGGGCTGCACCGCCGGATCGTCTACGTGGTCCTAGAAGAGGGAGCCCAGTTCTCCGCGGTGGAACGGACCATCAAAGAAGACCCTTACTTCGTCCATGACGAAACCCATGTAAGACAGGTTCCCGATGTACAACAGCTTATGGATGTCGGGCACGGAGTGACCATCGAACGGAAAGGGGTGTCCGGAGCCACCCACAACCAGCTTTTCCAGTGGGATATGCGGATTAACAACCCGGCCCTCACGGCCCAAATCATGGTCGCGGCCGCCAGGGCCGCCGTGCGACAACAACCCGGAGCCTACACCCTCATTGAGATCCCCTTGGTGGATCTGTTGCCCGGAGACCGGGAAACCTGGGTCAAACGACTGGTCTAG
- a CDS encoding spore coat protein, whose translation MLTDREIALDYLHTCKTSTTEALKVALECSNQELRGLLMSNVTKGEKDSYELAKLASKNNWYLEAGPADYQEIQRINGFLTSSALSSGGVTVR comes from the coding sequence ATGCTAACGGACCGGGAAATCGCCCTGGATTACCTGCATACCTGCAAAACCTCCACCACCGAGGCCCTGAAAGTGGCCCTGGAATGCTCCAACCAGGAACTACGGGGACTGTTGATGAGCAACGTAACCAAAGGTGAGAAGGACTCCTACGAACTGGCAAAGCTAGCCTCCAAGAACAACTGGTATCTGGAGGCAGGCCCGGCGGATTACCAGGAGATCCAACGGATTAATGGCTTTCTCACTTCTTCGGCGCTGTCATCGGGCGGGGTTACTGTACGGTAG
- a CDS encoding lipoate--protein ligase, with the protein MVERTFIAQSASHDPWYNLALEELLLQRVQPGEVILYLWQNEQTVVIGRNQNAWRECRCQLLESEGGKLARRLSGGGAVYHDLGNLNFTFLTTRSHYDLSKQLGVILDALVALGVQAEFSGRNDLTAAGRKFSGNAYYYYKDAAMHHGTILVHTDFAKAARYLQPSQQKMEAKGVRSVSSRIINLTELVPDLTIHKVIEGLRTSFVKLYGGEGTELDLGVYHGKAQELYARYASWQWRYGQTPAFDLSFTTRFPWGEVTVECAVQQGRIVDVAVYSDALVYTLTDYVRSALLGSTFSPAAVEAAFAALEAEELSAELGDVQAWLVAEIAKA; encoded by the coding sequence ATGGTGGAAAGGACTTTTATTGCCCAATCGGCTTCCCATGATCCCTGGTACAACCTGGCCCTAGAGGAGTTGTTGTTGCAACGGGTGCAGCCGGGAGAAGTGATCCTGTATCTTTGGCAAAATGAGCAGACGGTGGTCATTGGGAGAAACCAGAATGCCTGGCGGGAATGTCGGTGTCAGCTGTTGGAGTCTGAAGGCGGGAAGCTAGCCCGAAGGCTTTCGGGCGGTGGTGCCGTCTACCATGATCTGGGGAACTTGAACTTTACCTTTCTCACTACTCGCAGCCACTACGATCTGTCTAAACAGCTGGGGGTGATCCTGGATGCCTTGGTGGCCCTAGGGGTCCAGGCCGAGTTTTCGGGTCGCAACGACTTAACCGCGGCCGGCAGGAAGTTTTCCGGAAACGCCTATTACTACTACAAAGATGCGGCCATGCACCACGGAACCATCCTGGTCCATACGGACTTCGCCAAGGCCGCCCGTTATCTACAGCCCTCCCAACAGAAGATGGAGGCCAAGGGGGTTCGGTCCGTAAGTTCCCGGATCATTAATCTCACTGAACTGGTCCCAGATCTTACCATTCATAAGGTGATCGAGGGCTTGCGGACTTCCTTTGTGAAGCTGTATGGCGGGGAGGGGACCGAATTGGACCTTGGCGTCTACCATGGAAAGGCCCAGGAGCTCTATGCCCGCTATGCCTCCTGGCAGTGGCGCTACGGGCAGACGCCCGCCTTTGATTTGAGTTTTACCACCCGCTTTCCCTGGGGGGAGGTTACGGTGGAATGTGCAGTGCAGCAGGGCCGGATTGTGGATGTGGCGGTCTACTCCGATGCCCTGGTCTACACCCTGACCGATTATGTCCGCAGTGCCCTCTTAGGCAGTACCTTTAGCCCTGCCGCGGTGGAAGCAGCCTTTGCCGCTCTTGAGGCGGAAGAGCTTTCCGCCGAACTCGGTGACGTGCAGGCTTGGCTTGTGGCGGAGATCGCAAAGGCGTAA
- a CDS encoding Gfo/Idh/MocA family oxidoreductase, whose amino-acid sequence MSTYKLRAAVVGVGNIGQSAHIPAYLNSTEAELVALCDIDEQRLAQVGERFGIAPEHRYTDYREMYANENLDVVSICTPTYLHYEQTIAALENKIHVCCEKPMAMNTQQTVEMVKKAKEAGLVLSVAFNNRYRLDSSTIKGYIEDGLFGEIYYAKAGWLRRRGNPHGWFTVKDMAGGGPLIDCGVHSLDLAHWLMGQPQPVSVLASTYCKFGNYHVEGIRQYWAMYGNKEGVFDTEDLAAALIKFDNGATMMFDVSWAINGKDTGIYVQVYGDKAGANLNPLEIYGQIGNNIADIQPMLNLPEKPQEQKVFNFLEAVKGEGKLLTPGSDAIAIAQIMDAIYESGKTGKAVAIEKIEI is encoded by the coding sequence ATGAGTACTTACAAGCTCCGTGCCGCTGTGGTTGGGGTAGGTAACATTGGACAGTCCGCCCACATTCCCGCCTACCTCAACAGCACCGAGGCCGAACTGGTGGCCCTTTGCGACATCGACGAGCAAAGACTGGCCCAGGTGGGGGAGCGGTTTGGTATCGCCCCCGAGCATCGCTACACCGACTACCGGGAGATGTATGCCAACGAGAACCTTGATGTGGTAAGCATCTGCACACCCACCTATCTCCACTACGAGCAGACCATCGCCGCCTTGGAAAACAAGATCCATGTCTGTTGTGAAAAACCCATGGCCATGAACACCCAACAGACGGTGGAAATGGTGAAAAAGGCCAAAGAGGCAGGCCTGGTATTGAGTGTAGCCTTCAACAACCGGTATCGTCTGGATTCATCCACGATCAAAGGCTACATCGAAGACGGTCTTTTCGGGGAGATCTACTATGCCAAAGCCGGCTGGCTCCGCCGCCGGGGTAACCCCCACGGCTGGTTCACGGTGAAGGACATGGCCGGGGGCGGACCCTTGATCGACTGTGGCGTCCACTCCCTGGATCTAGCCCATTGGCTCATGGGGCAGCCCCAGCCGGTTTCCGTTTTGGCCTCCACCTACTGCAAATTCGGTAATTATCACGTGGAGGGCATCCGCCAATACTGGGCCATGTATGGCAATAAGGAGGGCGTCTTCGACACCGAAGATCTAGCCGCGGCCCTCATCAAGTTCGACAACGGCGCCACCATGATGTTTGACGTCAGCTGGGCCATCAACGGAAAAGACACGGGCATCTACGTCCAGGTCTACGGTGACAAGGCCGGTGCCAACCTGAATCCCTTGGAGATCTACGGACAAATCGGCAACAACATCGCGGATATCCAACCCATGTTGAACCTGCCGGAAAAACCCCAGGAGCAAAAGGTCTTCAACTTCCTGGAAGCAGTGAAGGGCGAAGGGAAACTACTTACCCCGGGCAGTGACGCCATTGCCATCGCCCAGATCATGGACGCCATCTATGAATCCGGGAAGACCGGCAAAGCAGTGGCGATTGAAAAGATCGAGATATAA
- the typA gene encoding translational GTPase TypA, with translation MEIRNVAIIAHVDHGKTTLVDAFLKQTGVFRENQRTESQILDSNALERERGITILAKNTGIFHQGIKINIVDTPGHVDFGGEVERVIGMVDGALLVVDSAEGPLPQTRYVLQKAFAHNLKPIVVINKIDRKDARPYEVVEEVLELFLELDATDEQADFPVVWAVAREGIASLDLADAQAQLAQAKPRSILPLLDLIITHVPPPRVEQAGPLQLLVTNLEYDEYVGRLALGRIQRGSITKGMPVAVCRSDAPTTKTGRVEYLYTFARLERIPVEEAQAGEIVAVAGLDDVAIGDTIVDPQRVESLPALQVDEPTLTVIFRINDGPLAGREGKYVTSRHLRDRLFRELQTNVALQVNPTDSPDAFEVRGRGELHLSILMETMRREGYEFTVSKPEPVLKEIDGQLHEPLERVFVEVPNEYSGNVILFFGQRKGELLSMVSTSDNMVKLEFLVPARGLIGFHSQLLTETKGHSVAYHTFAGYGPHRGPIVHRTTGSLVACEPGIATAYAILNIQERGTLFIEPGTEVYEGMIVGENSRGEDLDVNVAKKRHVTNMRSATAEITEKLDVPRRLSLEEALAFIAADELVEITPQAIRLRKKVLRQTERHAQKV, from the coding sequence ATGGAGATTAGAAATGTCGCAATCATTGCCCATGTGGATCATGGAAAGACAACCTTAGTGGACGCCTTTTTGAAGCAAACCGGTGTTTTCCGGGAAAACCAACGGACAGAATCCCAGATCTTAGATTCCAACGCCCTGGAAAGGGAGCGGGGGATCACCATTTTGGCTAAGAATACGGGGATCTTCCACCAAGGGATCAAGATCAACATCGTCGACACCCCGGGCCATGTAGACTTCGGCGGTGAAGTAGAGCGGGTCATCGGGATGGTGGACGGGGCTTTGTTGGTGGTGGATAGTGCCGAAGGACCCTTGCCCCAAACCCGCTATGTGCTCCAGAAGGCCTTCGCACACAACCTGAAGCCCATCGTGGTGATTAACAAAATCGATCGGAAGGATGCCCGGCCCTACGAAGTGGTGGAAGAGGTCTTGGAGCTTTTCCTGGAACTGGATGCCACCGATGAACAGGCGGACTTTCCCGTGGTTTGGGCCGTGGCCCGGGAGGGTATTGCCTCCCTAGATCTGGCCGACGCCCAGGCCCAACTGGCCCAGGCCAAGCCCAGAAGCATCCTACCGCTGTTGGACTTGATTATCACCCACGTGCCACCGCCCCGGGTGGAACAGGCAGGTCCACTGCAACTTTTGGTCACCAATCTGGAATACGATGAATATGTAGGGCGCCTGGCCTTGGGACGCATTCAACGGGGGAGCATCACCAAAGGCATGCCCGTTGCCGTATGCCGCAGCGACGCCCCCACGACCAAGACAGGCCGTGTCGAGTACCTGTACACCTTCGCCCGGCTAGAACGCATCCCGGTGGAGGAGGCGCAGGCGGGGGAGATCGTAGCGGTGGCGGGACTGGACGATGTGGCCATTGGGGACACCATCGTGGATCCCCAGAGGGTGGAGTCCTTACCCGCCTTGCAAGTGGACGAACCCACCCTGACGGTCATCTTCCGCATCAATGACGGACCCTTAGCAGGACGAGAGGGGAAATACGTTACCTCTCGCCACCTGCGGGACCGCCTTTTCCGGGAACTGCAAACCAACGTGGCTTTGCAGGTCAACCCCACCGATAGCCCCGATGCCTTCGAGGTGCGGGGCAGGGGTGAGCTACACCTGAGCATCCTGATGGAAACCATGCGGCGGGAAGGCTATGAGTTTACCGTCTCCAAACCGGAGCCGGTTCTAAAGGAAATCGACGGACAACTGCACGAACCCCTAGAGCGGGTCTTCGTGGAGGTCCCCAACGAGTATTCGGGGAACGTAATTCTCTTTTTCGGCCAACGGAAGGGTGAACTGCTGAGCATGGTCTCCACCAGCGACAACATGGTGAAGCTGGAATTCCTGGTGCCGGCCCGGGGGCTTATCGGGTTTCACTCCCAATTGCTCACCGAGACCAAGGGACACAGCGTGGCCTATCATACCTTTGCCGGGTACGGACCCCACCGGGGCCCCATCGTCCACCGCACCACCGGAAGCCTGGTGGCCTGTGAACCGGGAATCGCCACCGCCTACGCCATCCTAAACATCCAGGAGAGGGGTACGCTGTTCATCGAACCGGGCACTGAAGTATACGAAGGGATGATCGTCGGTGAGAACTCCCGAGGAGAAGACCTCGACGTCAACGTTGCGAAGAAGAGGCACGTGACCAATATGCGCTCCGCCACTGCGGAAATCACCGAGAAGCTTGACGTCCCCCGCCGGCTGAGTCTAGAGGAGGCCTTGGCCTTCATCGCCGCCGATGAACTGGTGGAGATCACCCCCCAGGCTATCCGCCTACGCAAGAAGGTCCTCCGTCAAACGGAAAGGCACGCCCAGAAAGTCTAA
- a CDS encoding RNA-binding transcriptional accessory protein, with protein MAVHDLAAEIAKDTGIAPQAVAATIQLLQDGNTVPFIARYRKELTGGLDDLQIHTIADAYGYFTNLAKRKEQILASLAEQEKLTEQLAAQIEAARTQRELEDLYRPFRKQRSTKAEKARKLGFAPLAEQLLTRQDDPNIIAEPFAKRVQCSVEEALEQARYILADEISHDPQFRPRVRQLVFERGVISASSALEDPKEDLVYSTYHDFRQPVRQIPPHRVLALDRGERQGKLTVRIEPPLEAITQYLAGRLIRKGAPASGWLLETIDYSLKNLLLPAVYREIRGMLTEKAEEQAIGVFRQNLEALLMQAPVQGKTVLAIDPGFRTGCKVAVVDPTGMVLATASIYPHPPQAAVEESMEKLLELVKRFTVDVIAIGNGTASRETESFIAQFNRTYGLSLPFTIVSEAGASVYSASEVARQELPGLDVSLRGAVSIGRRLQDPLAELVKIDPKSLGVGMYQHDVNQKKLSEALQRTVESCVNRVGVNLNTASPQLLQYVAGIGPGLAVGIVEYRDQHGPFTFREELLNVPRLGPKTFEQCAGFLRISQGKTLLDNTPVHPESYALARKILSLAGSSEEELADPKTRPQVVERLTRLNPTQVSIETNAGEPTVEDIIAALCAPGRDPRSDIPGPVFRQDILTLADLQPGLRLGGTVTNVVDFGAFVDIGVETDGLIHISNMSDRFVRDPAEVVTVGQRVEVEVLEVQPERKRIGLRLVGK; from the coding sequence ATGGCTGTGCATGATTTAGCCGCGGAGATCGCAAAAGACACTGGTATTGCCCCCCAGGCGGTGGCCGCCACTATTCAGCTGCTCCAGGATGGGAACACGGTGCCCTTTATCGCGCGGTACCGGAAGGAACTGACCGGAGGGTTGGATGATTTACAGATTCATACCATTGCGGATGCCTATGGGTATTTCACCAATTTGGCCAAACGAAAGGAACAGATCCTCGCAAGCCTGGCGGAACAGGAAAAGCTTACGGAACAGCTGGCGGCCCAGATTGAGGCAGCCCGGACCCAAAGGGAACTGGAGGATCTTTACCGGCCCTTCCGCAAGCAGCGGAGCACAAAGGCGGAAAAGGCCCGAAAGCTAGGGTTTGCGCCCCTCGCGGAACAGTTGTTGACCAGGCAGGATGATCCCAACATCATCGCGGAGCCCTTCGCCAAAAGGGTCCAGTGCTCCGTGGAGGAGGCCCTAGAACAAGCACGTTACATTCTGGCCGATGAAATCAGCCATGATCCCCAGTTCCGGCCCCGGGTACGGCAGTTAGTCTTTGAACGGGGGGTCATTTCCGCAAGCTCAGCCTTAGAGGATCCCAAGGAGGATTTGGTGTATAGTACATATCATGATTTTCGGCAGCCGGTACGGCAGATCCCTCCCCACCGGGTTTTGGCCTTGGATCGGGGAGAAAGGCAGGGCAAGCTGACGGTGCGCATCGAACCGCCTTTGGAGGCCATCACCCAGTACTTGGCCGGTCGGTTGATTCGGAAAGGCGCTCCGGCCAGCGGTTGGTTGTTGGAGACAATCGACTATAGCCTGAAGAACTTGCTCTTGCCTGCGGTATACCGTGAGATCCGGGGGATGCTCACGGAAAAGGCTGAGGAGCAGGCCATTGGAGTGTTTCGCCAAAACCTCGAAGCATTATTGATGCAAGCTCCGGTCCAGGGCAAGACGGTGCTCGCCATCGATCCCGGTTTTCGCACGGGGTGTAAGGTGGCGGTGGTGGATCCCACTGGGATGGTGCTGGCCACGGCTAGCATCTACCCCCACCCTCCCCAGGCGGCGGTGGAAGAGAGTATGGAAAAACTCTTGGAACTGGTAAAGAGGTTTACCGTCGATGTGATCGCCATCGGTAACGGTACCGCCTCCCGGGAGACGGAAAGCTTCATCGCCCAGTTTAACCGGACCTATGGTCTTTCCCTCCCCTTTACCATCGTCAGTGAAGCTGGGGCCTCGGTCTATTCCGCATCGGAAGTGGCCCGCCAGGAACTACCGGGTCTGGATGTCTCTTTACGGGGGGCCGTTTCCATTGGTAGGCGCCTCCAAGATCCCTTGGCGGAACTGGTGAAGATTGATCCGAAGTCCCTGGGGGTGGGGATGTACCAGCATGATGTGAACCAGAAGAAGCTTTCCGAGGCTCTGCAGCGCACGGTGGAATCCTGCGTCAACCGGGTGGGTGTGAACCTGAATACCGCCAGTCCCCAGTTGCTGCAGTACGTGGCGGGGATTGGGCCGGGTTTGGCGGTGGGGATCGTGGAATACCGGGATCAACACGGCCCCTTCACCTTTCGGGAGGAACTGCTAAATGTGCCGCGCCTGGGTCCCAAGACCTTTGAACAGTGTGCGGGTTTCCTACGCATCAGTCAGGGTAAGACGTTATTGGATAACACTCCGGTGCATCCGGAGTCCTATGCCTTGGCCCGGAAGATCCTGTCCCTTGCGGGCAGTTCAGAGGAGGAACTGGCGGATCCCAAAACCCGGCCCCAGGTAGTGGAAAGGCTTACCCGGTTGAACCCGACCCAGGTCAGTATCGAAACCAATGCCGGGGAGCCGACGGTGGAAGATATCATTGCGGCCCTGTGTGCCCCCGGCCGGGATCCCCGCAGTGACATTCCCGGTCCCGTATTCCGCCAGGACATTCTGACGCTGGCGGACTTGCAGCCGGGCCTCAGGCTTGGGGGTACCGTCACCAACGTGGTGGACTTTGGCGCCTTTGTTGACATTGGAGTGGAAACGGACGGCTTGATCCATATTTCCAACATGTCCGACCGCTTTGTCCGGGATCCGGCGGAGGTGGTGACCGTGGGTCAGCGGGTGGAAGTGGAGGTCTTGGAGGTGCAACCGGAACGGAAGCGCATCGGTTTGCGCTTGGTGGGAAAGTAA
- a CDS encoding extracellular solute-binding protein translates to MKRISVLVLLGLIVLCSYGMVWAEVIEIDFWHIWTGDRLYLVDEVISRFEALYPGIKVNAQLIGNSDLILRDKLVTAVAAGSPPDVAMIGRDLSVELGMYNGMLDLRPFLEKDGIYLEDIFYPTVIESLEDPYGRIEGIYFLPQLINAGNYLYYNKDIFDAAGISEQLVPRTFDELAEIGRKLTETDADGNLTRIGIDVFEHKMPSQYQAWVNAAGGSLFSEDRRTVLMGPNSVALETLDWMADFTNQINRGRVAIERLHTWDITRYIQGKAAMALGEDYHYFMIQAQAPEMEFGVASVPTKTGEPYQPELRLTWGYGIPARAKHPEAAWLFVKFLTMELEGGGWFVVQQGRPGAAIEFNIQDDFFQINPYVGVIGNNIMNAIPSREPAISGWTTIVSDMLRKVAFGETSSLNAMETARTQLQLRLDEFWQGLGL, encoded by the coding sequence GTGAAACGAATCAGTGTGTTGGTGTTGCTAGGCCTCATCGTCCTGTGCAGCTATGGTATGGTCTGGGCCGAGGTCATCGAGATTGACTTCTGGCACATCTGGACCGGCGACCGGCTGTACTTGGTGGATGAGGTGATCAGTCGCTTCGAAGCTCTTTATCCAGGGATTAAGGTCAACGCGCAACTCATTGGTAATAGTGACTTGATCCTGCGGGACAAATTGGTCACCGCGGTAGCCGCTGGCTCTCCCCCCGATGTGGCGATGATCGGCCGGGATCTCAGTGTGGAGTTGGGCATGTACAATGGTATGTTGGATCTGCGTCCTTTCCTAGAGAAGGACGGAATCTACCTGGAGGACATCTTCTATCCCACAGTTATCGAGTCCTTGGAAGATCCCTACGGCCGGATCGAGGGCATCTACTTCCTGCCCCAGTTGATCAATGCCGGTAACTACCTTTATTACAACAAGGATATCTTCGATGCTGCGGGCATCAGTGAACAACTGGTTCCCAGGACCTTCGACGAACTGGCGGAAATCGGCCGGAAACTCACCGAGACCGACGCGGATGGGAACCTCACTCGGATTGGGATCGACGTCTTTGAGCACAAGATGCCCAGTCAGTATCAGGCCTGGGTGAACGCGGCCGGAGGCAGCCTCTTCAGTGAGGATCGGCGGACCGTACTGATGGGCCCTAACTCCGTGGCCTTGGAAACCCTAGACTGGATGGCGGACTTCACCAACCAGATCAACCGGGGACGGGTGGCCATCGAACGCCTGCACACCTGGGATATTACCCGGTACATCCAGGGCAAAGCCGCGATGGCCCTGGGAGAAGATTACCACTACTTCATGATCCAGGCCCAGGCTCCGGAAATGGAGTTCGGCGTGGCCTCGGTACCCACCAAGACCGGCGAACCCTATCAGCCTGAGCTGCGGCTCACCTGGGGTTATGGTATCCCCGCCCGGGCCAAACATCCCGAAGCGGCCTGGCTTTTCGTCAAGTTCCTCACCATGGAACTGGAGGGTGGCGGCTGGTTCGTAGTACAGCAGGGTAGACCCGGCGCGGCCATCGAATTCAACATCCAAGATGACTTCTTCCAGATTAACCCCTACGTGGGAGTGATCGGTAACAACATCATGAACGCCATCCCCAGTCGGGAGCCGGCCATCAGCGGTTGGACCACCATCGTCTCCGACATGCTGCGTAAAGTGGCCTTCGGGGAAACCAGTTCCCTCAATGCCATGGAGACCGCCCGAACCCAATTGCAGCTGAGGCTGGATGAATTCTGGCAGGGACTGGGGTTATAG
- a CDS encoding TIM barrel protein, producing MLFHEQPFLDRIRSVADLNLPGFEFWGIANKDLGAIVKLRDELGLTLVGMVGTSQPLTDPEKREAAVRELKKNIQLAKDIQCRSLIVTSGPEQANLTPEEQLGNITAVLKEVASTAEEAGVLIVLEPLNTVVNHPGIFLNSSYTGYEILRNVGSPNVKLLFDIYHQQITEGNIIANIREHMEYIGHFHLADVPGRQEPGTGELNYANIFKAIANSNYDGFVGCEFRPSTNSKQALEYVKTLL from the coding sequence ATGCTCTTTCATGAACAACCGTTTCTAGACAGGATCCGCAGTGTAGCCGATTTGAACCTTCCGGGCTTCGAGTTTTGGGGGATCGCCAACAAGGACCTAGGTGCCATAGTGAAACTACGGGATGAGCTGGGACTAACCCTGGTGGGCATGGTGGGGACCTCCCAACCGCTGACAGATCCGGAAAAGAGGGAGGCCGCGGTAAGGGAGCTTAAGAAAAACATCCAGCTAGCCAAGGACATCCAGTGTCGCAGTCTCATCGTCACCTCGGGTCCTGAACAGGCAAATCTTACCCCGGAGGAGCAGCTAGGCAACATCACAGCGGTACTGAAGGAGGTCGCCTCCACCGCAGAAGAAGCGGGGGTGCTCATTGTCCTGGAACCCTTGAACACCGTGGTAAACCATCCAGGCATTTTCCTCAACTCTTCCTACACGGGATACGAGATCCTGCGGAACGTAGGCAGTCCAAACGTAAAGCTTCTCTTTGATATCTACCACCAACAGATCACCGAAGGAAACATCATCGCCAACATCAGGGAACACATGGAATACATCGGACATTTCCATTTAGCCGATGTCCCGGGACGGCAGGAACCGGGCACAGGGGAACTGAATTACGCCAACATTTTCAAGGCCATCGCCAACAGCAACTATGATGGTTTTGTAGGCTGCGAGTTCAGACCCTCCACCAACTCAAAGCAAGCCCTGGAATACGTCAAAACACTTCTTTAG
- a CDS encoding AraC family transcriptional regulator yields MRTRVLTVTPRDQHLPVYLCTVGHTHQKPMEYPNGSPHYHWLHTVTGAGMVQFQGEERTLNPGQGFLMYPQMPCRYWPITEPWEVMWLTFNGKTVGDFLRAWGLSPGFIDLVDLPYINTKLSDLLTLAPGHREFASAIQSSLLYAFLVDLGWQASKDKHITHQRKKLKPVLRFIETNYRDPLSVEDLARQCGVTPQHLSRMFRSVFGVTPMGYLTTYRISKAKEFLLEDPHLTVAEVAEAVGFASLSYFSTVFRRYEKMTPTEFRRLSRGIKGFA; encoded by the coding sequence ATGCGCACCCGCGTACTGACCGTCACGCCCCGGGATCAGCACCTGCCCGTCTACCTGTGTACCGTTGGACACACCCACCAAAAACCTATGGAGTATCCCAACGGTTCACCCCACTATCATTGGTTGCACACCGTGACGGGTGCAGGGATGGTCCAGTTCCAGGGAGAAGAACGGACCTTGAACCCGGGGCAGGGTTTCTTGATGTATCCCCAGATGCCCTGCCGGTATTGGCCCATCACTGAACCGTGGGAAGTGATGTGGCTGACCTTCAACGGGAAAACCGTTGGGGATTTCCTCCGGGCGTGGGGATTGTCCCCGGGGTTTATTGACCTGGTGGATCTGCCCTATATTAATACCAAGCTCAGTGACCTGCTTACCCTTGCTCCGGGTCATCGGGAATTTGCCAGCGCCATCCAATCCAGCCTCCTTTATGCCTTTCTTGTTGATTTGGGTTGGCAGGCCTCCAAGGATAAACACATTACCCACCAGCGAAAAAAGCTGAAACCAGTGCTTCGCTTCATCGAGACCAACTACCGGGATCCCCTTAGTGTAGAGGACCTGGCTCGTCAGTGTGGTGTCACGCCCCAGCATCTGTCCCGGATGTTCCGCTCGGTCTTCGGGGTGACTCCCATGGGTTATCTTACCACCTACCGGATCAGCAAGGCCAAGGAATTCTTGCTAGAGGATCCGCACCTGACGGTGGCGGAGGTGGCAGAAGCGGTGGGTTTTGCCAGTCTCAGCTACTTCAGTACCGTCTTTCGGCGGTACGAGAAAATGACCCCGACGGAGTTTCGCCGGCTAAGCCGGGGAATTAAGGGGTTTGCCTGA